A genomic segment from Drosophila willistoni isolate 14030-0811.24 chromosome 2L unlocalized genomic scaffold, UCI_dwil_1.1 Seg168, whole genome shotgun sequence encodes:
- the LOC6652250 gene encoding 40S ribosomal protein S14a — MAPRKAKAPKEEVQVQLGPQVRDGELVFGVAHIYASFNDTFVHVTDLSGRETIARVTGGMKVKADRDEASPYAAMLAAQDFAEKCKTLGITALHIKLRATGGNKTKTPGPGAQSALRALARSSMKIGRIEDVTPIPSDSTRRKGGRRGRRL, encoded by the coding sequence ATGGCTCCCAGAAAGGCTAAAGCTCCCAAGGAAGAGGTGCAGGTCCAGCTGGGACCACAGGTTCGTGACGGTGAGCTCGTCTTTGGAGTTGCCCACATCTATGCCAGCTTCAACGACACTTTCGTCCATGTCACCGATTTGTCTGGTCGTGAAACCATTGCCCGTGTCACCGGAGGCATGAAGGTGAAGGCTGATCGTGATGAAGCTTCCCCCTACGCCGCTATGTTGGCTGCCCAGGATTTTGCTGAGAAATGCAAGACCCTTGGAATTACAGCCCTCCACATCAAGCTGCGCGCTACAGGAGGCAACAAGACAAAGACCCCTGGACCCGGTGCCCAGTCGGCTCTGCGTGCCCTGGCTCGTTCATCGATGAAGATCGGTCGCATCGAGGATGTCACACCCATCCCATCCGATTCTACCCGCAGGAAGGGCGGTCGTCGTGGTCGCCGTTTGTAA